Proteins encoded in a region of the Panicum hallii strain FIL2 chromosome 3, PHallii_v3.1, whole genome shotgun sequence genome:
- the LOC112887649 gene encoding peroxidase 2-like, which produces MAKLSGAGAVAPSLLLCCCCCVLIAVLAGQPAAGDDAFERTVFEMVNVAIRGNATVQGDPRVGPALIRLLFHDCWVNGCDGSVLLDKTPADGARTEKTAARSIGLGGFDLIDAIKARLAAAGGGASCADILAFAARDAATVLSGGRIRYAVRRGRGDGVASSAEAADAALPGPVSSFAELEESFAARGLGKGDLAALSGAHAVGACHGSSFADRLRPSVAAAYQINGTYQLALVARQKLLLLQNASDSATTMMNNVRDMDPAFRAASSYSGVGVDTAAAGALDNSYYTANLQNMVLLKSDWELTQDEDTLARLVAYRDDAARWNKDFGEAMERLSSLRPPVGARLEIRKTCRLTNLSPGRAVVHALKSFLRRRYDQISGLLKYFNAGLM; this is translated from the exons ATGGCGAAGCttagcggcgccggcgccgtggCACCATCCCTcctcctctgctgctgctgctgcgtgcTGATCGCCGTCCTCGCCGGGCAGCCGGCGGCGGGCGACGACGCCTTCGAGCGGACCGTGTTCGAGATGGTGAATGTGGCCATCAGGGGCAACGCCACCGTCCAGGGCGACCCCCGCGTCGGCCCCGCCCTCATCCGCTTGCTGTTCCACGACTGCTGGGTGAAT GGCTGCGATGGATCCGTGCTCCTCGACAAGACGCCCGCCGACGGGGCGCGCACCGAGAAGACGGCGGCCAGGAGCATCGGCCTCGGCGGCTTCGACCTGATCGACGCGATCAAGGCCCGGctcgccgcggccggcggcggcgcctcctGTGCCGACATCCTCGCCTTCGCGGCGCGCGACGCCGCGACCGTCCTCAGCGGCGGGAGGATTCGCTACGCCGTCCGCCGCGGGCGCGGGGACGGCGTGGCGTCGTCCGCGGaggccgccgacgccgcgcTCCCGGGCCCCGTCTCCAGCTTCGCCGAGCTGGAGGAGAGCTTCGCCGCCAGGGGCCTCGGCAAGggcgacctcgccgccctcTCTGGCGCGCACGCGGTCGGCGCCTGCCACGGCTCCTCCTTCGCCGACCGCCTCCGCCCGTCCGTCGCGGCCGCCTACCAGATCAACGGCACGTACCAGCTGGCCCTCGTCGCGCGGCagaagctgctgctgctgcagaaTGCGAGCGACTcggcgacgacgatgatgaaCAACGTGCGCGACATGGACCCGGCGTTCCGCGCCGCGTCCAGCTACAGCGGCGTCGGGGTggacacggcggcggcgggcgccctGGACAACAGCTACTACACGGCCAACCTGCAGAACATGGTGCTGCTCAAGTCGGACTGGGAGCTCACCCAGGACGAGGACACCTTGGCTCGTCTGGTCGCCTACAGGGACGACGCGGCGAGATGGAACAAGGACTTCGGCGAGGCCATGGAAAGGCTCAGCAGCCTGCGGCCGCCCGTGGGGGCGCGCCTCGAGATCAGGAAGACCTGCAGGCTCACCAACCTGAGTCCCGGACGAGCAGTGGTGCACGCACTGAAAAGCTTCCTAAGAAGACGTTACGATCAGATATCTGGTTTGCTGAAATATTTCAATGCAGGCTTGATGTAA